In Pecten maximus chromosome 10, xPecMax1.1, whole genome shotgun sequence, one genomic interval encodes:
- the LOC117335554 gene encoding probable serine/threonine-protein kinase DDB_G0282963: MPVSRHLVLATVTGFPDTQVIYPCCISCYSKLLKDQNQDRWLCCKCGQSCQSDQVEWRYRLALTITDGDTIASVCLFGSMLDQYFGTNATQFKRYLLGLESSCDHSDQLLKRAVERSFIGHSYYFGFKRTASTIRHCPNAPVTLRQIVDVLEPKQQTSHENLSHIVAFQILSSTSTTQTTVLNLMLLDSQKKSSHSTEKSLPQNVETKLTKKEQDNCSVKQLETKNDSSAVSCEGYSSGEGHSNLTCSPSFLSVCTSSFGQETALLSCDMSNSVDNISRENVSKRQSTNTFDSKGNFHQSNFLGQVWTEPLSSFESVSPKVAPDNICMDKSSTKSSPFKIQESSESHELLKSRPNRLDSSGYSSLLKISVNLEGNNSEDISLMNGSSNQCSWNKENFGDDKFDKGAETENDPYSESFNNSSFLLADGICSTNAQPLLKFDRPNRKSVKILHPLSQGNHILSSKSSSNNVSCPPRAQSGFCKGNFTTGGKIKDRFKKFTSSKTIRIKKMSDDKKHSLIRTRNFPGQQSMSCSVVAPVRNSKISKDLMDSVNDKVGKDNIPQSIPGKIMENNNPNIVFPESEDLWAYLTDQEGFGETESISLGKLQTSVQSKGDNHVAENVNRINSFEEDSDETFEEFFDPEFLNLEHDTSDQEDKTDERASDSKENNGKVEMHDTNEGIEAGVMLDFNEDTDIDTHNCDEIVQTGTKHSDEKIDTSTHSSDEEIDEGMHDFDEDVDSSLQLSEGEIHTSTQNCQKEIKRRAFYSDEEIDEDTQKSDIFDNLDPSGIHDLDEKAQPTTRMYGSHEALHTAETIGSVVGEINHTGNKTESGIQNSGIVLQAASSDSEKHVTDHSTLNNLKPDNNPQEGLESMPESEGLYAFLDSTFGEVTDEQNWNVLPDKEGDKEKVVEKEEIFNVFDIENGNKVTQTKLIDDTNNDKIGSVSVGNDRGNLNCNGEADYVKITNFKEDTEGNRDYVLPSGDETMEHLESMFDDSFDGEDTRNEDLVDYSSQEILLVKYPTHKDDSTTNKSQQSSSKSCQSASYSKKESASSSSR, from the exons TTGGTTGTGCTGCAAGTGCGGTCAGTCCTGCCAGAGTGACCAGGTGGAATGGAGGTACCGGCTAGCCTTGACCATCACAGATGGGGATACTATTGccagtgtctgtctgtttggAAGCATGTTAGACCAGTACTTTGGAACCAACGCTACCCAatttaaaag GTACCTCCTTGGACTCGAGTCATCATGTGATCATTCTGACCAATTGTTGAAGCGAGCTGTAGAGCGGTCCTTCATTGGTCACTCCTACTACTTCGGCTTCAAGAGGACAGCTAGTACCATCAGACACTGTCCAAATGCACCAGTTACTCTCCGCCAGATAGTTGACGTTTTAGAACCAAAACAGCAGACATCACATGAAAATCTCTCTCATATTGTTGCCTTCCAGATCCTATCGTCAACATCCACAACCCAGACCACTGTTCTGAATCTTATGCTGTTAGATTCACAGAAAAAATCATCACATTCTACTGAAAAGTCACTGCCTCAAAATGTAGAAACAAAGTTGACCAAGAAGGAACAAGACAATTGCTCCGTAAAACAGCTCGAAACAAAGAATGACTCTAGTGCGGTATCCTGTGAAGGTTACTCGTCCGGTGAAGGTCATAGTAATTTGACATGCTCGCCAAGTTTTCTCTCAGTATGCACCTCTTCATTTGGCCAGGAGACTGCATTGCTTAGTTGTGATATGTCAAACTCTGTTGATAATATTTCCCGTGAAAATGTGTCAAAGCGTCAAAGTACAAACACATTTGATTCAAAGGGTAATTTTCATCAATCTAATTTTTTGGGTCAAGTCTGGACTGAACCACTGTCTTCTTTTGAAAGTGTAAGCCCTAAAGTTGCACCAGACAATATTTGTATGGACAAGTCATCTACAAAATCCTCACCTTTTAAAATACAAGAATCATCGGAATCGCATGAACTTCTGAAATCACGACCAAACAGACTTGATAGCTCCGGATACAGCTCCTTGTTAAAAATTTCGGTCAATTTAGAAGGTAACAACTCAGAAGATATTTCACTGATGAACGGATCTTCGAATCAATGTTCTTGGAATAAAGAAAACTTCGGAGATGATAAATTTGATAAAGGCGCAGAAACAGAGAATGATCCATATTCTGAATCCTTTAACAATAGTTCCTTCTTACTAGCTGATGGCATTTGTTCAACAAACGCTCAACCTTTGTTGAAATTTGACAGACCGAATAGAAAATCAGTCAAAATTCTTCATCCGTTATCACAAGGAAATCATATTCTTTCATCAAAATCCTCCTCAAATAATGTTAGCTGTCCGCCAAGGGCTCAGAGTGGTTTCTGCAAAGGAAACTTCACAACAGGAGGCAAAATTAAAGACAGATTCAAAAAGTTCACTTCCAGTAAAACTAtcagaattaaaaaaatgagCGATGACAAGAAACACAGCTTGATCAGAACAAGAAACTTTCCAGGCCAACAGTCAATGTCTTGTAGTGTTGTAGCTCCAGTGAGGAATTCCAAGATATCAAAGGACTTGATGGATAGTGTTAATGATAAAGTGGGAAAAGACAATATTCCTCAATCAATACCAGGTAAAATCATGGAGAATAACAATCCCAACATTGTATTCCCAGAATCTGAGGACTTGTGGGCATATTTAACAGACCAAGAAGGATTTGGAGAGACAGAAAGCATTTCTCTGGGAAAATTACAAACTTCTGTAcagtcaaagggagataatcatgTCGCTGAGAATGTGAATAGGATAAATTCATTTGAGGAAGACTCAGATGAAACATTTGAGGAATTTTTCGATCCAgaatttttaaatttagaaCATGATACTAGTGATCAGGAAGATAAAACTGATGAGAGGGCTAGTGATTCAAAGGAAAATAATGGCAAAGTTGAAATGCACGATACTAATGAAGGTATTGAAGCTGGTGTAATGCTAGATTTTAATGAAGACACCGATATAGATACTCACAATTGTGATGAAATTGTTCAGACAGGCACAAAGCATTCTGATGAAAAGATTGACACAAGTACACACAGCTCTGATGAAGAAATTGATGAAGGGATGCATGATTTTGATGAAGATGTTGACTCAAGCTTACAGCTCTCTGAGGGAGAAATTCACACAAGTACACAGAATTGTCAGAAAGAAATCAAAAGAAGAGCATTTTATTCTGATGAAGAAATTGATGAAGATACTCAGAAGTCTGATATTTTTGATAACTTAGACCCTTCAGGAATACATGATTTGGATGAAAAAGCTCAACCTACCACAAGGATGTATGGTTCTCATGAAGCACTTCATACTGCAGAAACAATCGGTTCTGTTGTCGGGGAAATAAATCATACTGGCAATAAAACTGAGTCTGGAATTCAAAATAGTGGGATAGTATTACAGGCTGCTTCATCAGATTCTGAGAAACATGTAACAGATCACTCAACATTAAATAACCTCAAACCTGATAATAATCCACAAGAAGGACTTGAATCTATGCCTGAATCAGAGGGTTTGTATGCGTTTCTGGACAGTACATTTGGGGAAGTGACTGATGAACAAAATTGGAATGTTCTTCCTGATAAAGAAGGGGATAAAGAGAAAGTAGTGGAAAAAGAAgaaatttttaatgttttcgATATTGAAAATGGCAATAAAGTTACTCAAACCAAGCTAATCGACGATACCAACAATGACAAGATTGGAAGCGTTTCTGTAGGCAACGATCGTGGAAATTTGAACTGTAATGGTGAAGCCGATTATGTGAAGATTACAAACTTTAAAGAGGATACTGAAGGAAATCGTGATTACGTCCTGCCATCTGGTGATGAAACAATGGAACACCTAGAGAGTATGTTTGATGATTCCTTTGACGGAGAAGATACCAGAAATGAAGACTTAGTCGACTATTCCAGCCAGGAAATCCTGCTTGTTAAGTATCCGACACATAAAGATGATTCTACCACAAATAAATCTCAGCAGTCTTCCTCAAAATCATGTCAAAGTGCTTCTTACTCTAAAAAGGAAAGTGCTTCGTCCTCTTCCAGATAA